The Candidatus Zixiibacteriota bacterium genome includes a window with the following:
- a CDS encoding sigma 54-interacting transcriptional regulator: MVEEKLSRLILNSINEGVFTVDNNCVITSFNKAAERITGFTREDAVGKHCFDIFRTEICHRQCALKDTLKTHDPVSDARVTIVTRDGREVPIQITTTMLVDDSGDSIGAVEFFRDISEVEHIRKSFEQKRVLEDIVSVNTRMHELIALLPDVAAAECNVLIQGPSGCGKELFAQVIHNLSPRRYGPYIRINCAALPATLLESELFGYEKGAFTDAKRAKPGQFALAAGGTLLLDEISEMDIALQVKLLRVLNNGEYIPLGSTRTLHTDARIIAATNADLETAIAAGTFRRDLYYRINVVNISIPPLCERPEDIPLLVDHFMAAFRKKSGKAIEKVTPEAMAVLRHAALPGNVRELENAIEHAFVMCHGTEIGIEHLPPHISARVSSQTPEDNVTSEREIILQTLNRYHGNRSRAAAELGMHRSTLWRKMKMLGIAE, from the coding sequence ATGGTTGAAGAAAAACTGAGTCGGCTCATACTCAACAGTATCAACGAAGGGGTGTTCACGGTTGACAACAATTGTGTAATTACTTCTTTCAACAAAGCGGCCGAACGAATCACCGGATTTACCCGCGAGGATGCTGTCGGCAAACATTGTTTCGATATTTTCCGAACGGAGATATGTCATCGCCAGTGTGCGCTGAAGGATACCCTGAAGACGCACGACCCGGTTAGCGATGCCCGCGTGACGATAGTAACCCGCGACGGCCGCGAGGTGCCGATTCAAATCACCACTACCATGCTCGTAGACGACAGCGGCGATTCGATCGGTGCGGTCGAGTTTTTCCGTGATATCTCCGAGGTTGAGCATATTCGCAAGAGTTTTGAGCAGAAGCGGGTGCTGGAAGATATCGTCAGTGTCAACACCCGCATGCACGAGTTGATCGCCTTGTTGCCCGATGTTGCCGCCGCCGAGTGTAATGTTCTGATCCAGGGGCCCAGCGGTTGCGGCAAAGAGCTGTTCGCTCAGGTGATTCACAATCTCAGTCCCCGGCGCTACGGGCCTTATATCCGCATCAACTGTGCGGCGCTGCCGGCCACGTTGCTCGAATCGGAGTTGTTCGGCTATGAGAAGGGAGCGTTTACCGATGCCAAACGAGCCAAGCCGGGACAGTTCGCTCTGGCCGCCGGCGGCACGCTGCTGCTGGATGAAATCTCCGAGATGGATATCGCGCTCCAGGTGAAGCTGCTGCGGGTGCTTAACAACGGCGAGTACATTCCCCTGGGATCGACCCGGACGCTGCATACCGATGCGCGGATTATCGCCGCGACCAACGCCGATCTCGAAACGGCCATAGCTGCGGGGACATTCCGCCGCGATCTTTATTACCGCATCAATGTCGTGAATATCAGCATCCCGCCGCTGTGCGAGCGACCCGAGGATATCCCGCTGCTGGTCGACCATTTCATGGCCGCTTTCCGCAAGAAGAGCGGGAAAGCAATCGAAAAGGTGACGCCGGAGGCGATGGCCGTTCTGCGTCACGCCGCTCTGCCGGGCAACGTGCGCGAGTTGGAGAACGCGATCGAGCACGCTTTCGTGATGTGCCACGGGACGGAGATCGGGATCGAGCATCTGCCGCCGCATATCAGCGCCCGTGTCAGTTCACAGACACCGGAGGACAATGTTACCTCGGAGCGGGAGATAATTCTTCAGACACTCAATCGTTATCACGGCAATCGCTCGCGGGCAGCGGCGGAGTTGGGGATGCACCGCTCGACCCTGTGGCGCAAGATGAAGATGCTGGGGATAGCGGAGTAG